The DNA window CTGGATCAATCCCACGGGGAATCCCGGGATGGCCAAGGGAGGCTCGGGCGATGTGCTCACCGGGATGACCGGGGCCTTCCTCGCGCGCGGTCTCGAGCCACTGGCCGCGCTCCGCGCCGCCGTGTACCTGCACGGCATGGCGGGCGACCTCGCCTGCGATCTCGTGGGCGAGGAGGGCATGATCGCCGGCGACATCGTGGAGGCCATTCCGCGGGCCCTGACGCCGGCGCGCGGATGAGCGGGCGCGAGCGCGTCGCGCGCAGCGTCGAGGAGACGCAGGCCGTGGGCGAGGCGCTCGGCGCGCGGCTGGGGCCGGGCGCGGTGGTGGCGTGCGTGGGTGAGCTGGGGGCAGGGAAGACGTGCTTTCTCCAGGGCGTCGCCCGTGGTCTCGGCGTGACAACCGACGTCACCAGCCCGACCTTCGTGCTGGTCAACGTCTATCGCGGGCGGATGCCCGTCTATCACTTGGATGCCTATCGCACCGAGAGCCTGCTCGAGGTCGTGGACCTCGGCCTCGAGGAGATGCTGGACGGCGACGGCGT is part of the Candidatus Methylomirabilota bacterium genome and encodes:
- the tsaE gene encoding tRNA (adenosine(37)-N6)-threonylcarbamoyltransferase complex ATPase subunit type 1 TsaE, whose translation is MSGRERVARSVEETQAVGEALGARLGPGAVVACVGELGAGKTCFLQGVARGLGVTTDVTSPTFVLVNVYRGRMPVYHLDAYRTESLLEVVDLGLEEMLDGDGVTLIEWADKVRPLLPARAIVVRITGLGDEPRRIEVEEPGAEA